The proteins below are encoded in one region of Brassica napus cultivar Da-Ae chromosome A6, Da-Ae, whole genome shotgun sequence:
- the LOC106348032 gene encoding cell wall / vacuolar inhibitor of fructosidase 2 — MAKATSPIFLLLLLVILSSTLLSVKPNTTTIETTCKTTNYYRLCVSALKSDPRSPTADTKGLATIMVGFGMKSATATATYIAGNHTAAAANDTVLRKVLKDCSDKYALAADSLRLTVQDLDDEAYDYAYMHVLAAQDYPNVCRNIFRRAKGLVYPTEIRRREVSLRRICGVVSGILDRLAE; from the coding sequence ATGGCTAAGGCTACTTCTCCCatctttctcctcctcctcctcgttATCCTATCATCAACCCTACTGTCAGTCAAACCCAACACAACCACAATCGAAACAACTTGCAAAACCACAAACTACTATCGCCTCTGCGTCTCAGCTCTCAAATCCGACCCAAGAAGCCCCACAGCCGACACAAAAGGTCTAGCCACCATTATGGTCGGCTTTGGTATGAAAAGCGCCACCGCAACCGCCACTTACATAGCCGGAAACCATACCGCCGCAGCCGCAAACGACACCGTCCTCAGGAAGGTCTTAAAAGATTGCTCCGACAAGTATGCTCTCGCAGCTGATTCTCTTCGGCTAACGGTTCAAGATCTTGATGATGAAGCTTATGACTATGCTTACATGCATGTGTTGGCGGCGCAGGATTATCCTAACGTTTGTCGGAATATTTTCCGGCGAGCTAAAGGTTTGGTTTATCCTACGGAGATTCGCCGGCGTGAAGTGAGTTTGAGACGTATATGTGGTGTTGTCTCCGGGATTCTTGATCGCCTTGCTGAATGA
- the LOC125609989 gene encoding glutathione S-transferase T3-like has product MANSSTSFINLLASQGVIDLGSSEPPFVSSEGVATQCSDEGTVKERRKWTPKEDIILIGAWLNTSKDPIVSNEQKGLAFWKRILDNYNSSPLLVGTIPRELGQVKQRWARINDVVCKFCGSYEMAQREQRSGQNDNDVMKAALEIFFNDKGFKFNLEHAWRELRHDVKWCSTSLGKDNGKDKRKTGASDAGGSVTEPQERPIGVKAAKAAGKRKKLGKEEELGQLKDLMETKKQISDQSLLASLFAKTDPLTEMEIALKMKLMSQML; this is encoded by the coding sequence ATGGCAAACTCCTCCACAAGTTTTATTAACCTTTTAGCGAGCCAAGGGGTTATTGACCTTGGCTCATCGGAACCTCCGTTCGTTAGCAGCGAAGGGGTAGCCACCCAATGTTCCGATGAGGGTACGGTCAAAGAGAGGAGAAAATGGACACCAAAGGAGGATATAATCCTCATTGGTGCTTGGCTCAACACGAGCAAAGACCCAATAGTCAGTAACGAACAGAAAGGCCTTGCGTTCTGGAAGAGGATACTAGACAACTACAACTCCAGCCCTTTACTGGTTGGTACAATCCCCCGCGAACTAGGGCAAGTGAAGCAACGATGGGCCAGGATCAACGATGTGGTGTGTAAGTTTTGTGGTAGCTACGAGATGGCACAGAGGGAGCAGAGAAGCGGGCAAAATGACAACGATGTGATGAAGGCTGCATTGGAGATCTTCTTCAATGACAAGGGCTTTAAGTTCAACTTGGAACATGCCTGGAGAGAGCTTAGGCATGATGTCAAATGGTGCTCCACCTCTCTCGGGAAGGACAATGGGAAAGACAAGCGCAAAACAGGTGCCTCAGATGCGGGAGGGTCAGTGACAGAGCCACAAGAGAGACCCATAGGAGTGAAGGCAGCTAAGGCTGCTGGTAAGAGGAAGAAattaggaaaagaagaagaattaggACAACTTAAAGATTTGATGGAGACCAAAAAGCAAATCTCAGATCAGAGTTTGCTTGCAAGCTTGTTTGCTAAAACCGACCCACTGACTGAGATGGAAATAGCtttgaaaatgaaattaatgtCTCAGATGTTGTGA
- the LOC106348029 gene encoding probable pectinesterase/pectinesterase inhibitor 64 — MDSPKLPRSLSTSSSTPFASSAFKPHRKNIPSRNLILIIIAVSAILLLLLTLIIYSTVSKSSHNAPHKPPSSAAPPPPKTPSPPSPPPIAQIRLACNATRFPDHCFSSLSKPGLVPPDPKPVQIIHSAISLSFESLKSGQSHIKSILDSSAGNKNRTNIATICLEILSYSQHRTESTSAAVASDGGGIKDGRAWMSAALAYQYDCWSGLKTVNDTKQVVDTITFLGDLVKLTGTALGMMVSFDSFGDDVASWIPPATERDGFWEKTKPGSGTVKDASLGFPSGLKEDVTVCKDGGGKGCGYTTVQEAVDAAPATNGTVKFVIRIKEGVYEETVRVPFEKKNVVFIGDGMGKTVITGSLNVGQPGMTTFNSATVGVLGDGFMARDLTIENTAGSDAHQAVAFRSDSDYSILENCEFLGNQDTVYSHSLRQFYKQCRIVGNVDFIFGNSAAVFQDCSILIASKNSKLDQGGGANNAITAHGRIDAAQSTGFVFLNCSINGTEEYMEEFLANPKGHTNYLGRPWKEFSRTVFVNCNLESLVSPDGWMPWDGDFALKTLYYGEYKNTGPGSVRSKRVPWSSEIPEKHVDVYSVASFIQADAWASKSA; from the exons ATGGATTCTCCGAAACTCCCGCGCTCTCTCTCCACCTCTTCCTCCACCCCATTCGCTTCCTCCGCCTTTAAACCCCACCGGAAAAACATCCCCTCTCGCAACTTAATCCTCATCATCATCGCCGTTTCCgccatcctcctcctcctccttacCCTCATCATCTACTCCACCGTCTCCAAATCCTCCCACAACGCACCGCACAAACCCCCTTCCTCCgccgctcctcctcctcccaagACTCCTTCTCCTCCTTCCCCTCCTCCAATCGCTCAGATCCGCCTCGCATGCAACGCGACGCGTTTCCCGGACCACTGCTTCTCCTCCCTCTCTAAACCGGGCCTGGTCCCTCCCGATCCCAAACCGGTCCAGATCATCCACTCCGCGATCTCCCTCTCCTTCGAGAGTCTCAAGTCCGGCCAATCGCACATCAAGTCCATCCTAGACTCCTCCGCGGGGAACAAAAACCGCACGAACATCGCCACCATTTGCCTCGAGATCCTCTCCTACTCCCAGCACCGCACCGAATCGACCTCCGCCGCCGTCGCCAGCGACGGCGGAGGGATTAAAGACGGCCGCGCGTGGATGAGCGCGGCGCTCGCGTACCAGTACGACTGCTGGTCGGGGCTCAAAACCGTCAACGACACGAAGCAAGTCGTCGACACCATCACCTTCCTCGGCGATCTCGTGAAGCTCACCGGCACCGCGCTGGGCATGATGGTGTCGTTCGATAGCTTCGGAGACGACGTCGCTTCGTGGATCCCCCCAGCAACGGAACGTGACGGGTTCTGGGAGAAGACTAAACCGGGTTCCGGTACGGTTAAGGATGCTAGTTTGGGTTTTCCGTCCGGTTTGAAGGAAGACGTGACGGTGTGTAAAGACGGAGGAGGGAAAGGGTGCGGTTACACGACTGTGCAGGAAGCGGTTGACGCGGCGCCGGCAACTAACGGAACCGTTAAGTTTGTGATACGGATTAAGGAAGGCGTGTATGAGGAAACCGTTAGGGTGCCGTTTGAGAAAAAGAACGTTGTGTTCATTGGAGACGGTATGGGTAAAACGGTAATTACGGGTTCGTTGAATGTAGGTCAACCAGGGATGACAACGTTCAACTCCGCAACTGTCG GAGTTCTCGGTGATGGGTTCATGGCACGTGACTTAACCATAGAGAACACGGCGGGATCAGACGCGCACCAAGCGGTTGCGTTTAGGTCAGACAGCGACTACTCAATACTCGAAAACTGCGAGTTTCTTGGGAACCAAGACACAGTTTACTCTCACTCACTTCGGCAATTCTACAAACAATGTCGGATCGTAGGCAACGTGGACTTCATATTCGGTAACTCAGCTGCTGTATTCCAAGATTGCAGTATCCTAATCGCTTCAAAAAATTCGAAACTAGACCAAGGAGGCGGCGCAAACAACGCTATCACAGCACACGGGAGGATCGATGCGGCGCAGTCCACAGGGTTCGTGTTCTTGAACTGTTCGATTAACGGAACAGAGGAGTACATGGAGGAGTTTCTAGCTAACCCCAAGGGGCATACGAACTATTTGGGAAGACCGTGGAAGGAGTTTTCGAGGACTGTGTTTGTAAACTGTAATCTTGAGTCTTTGGTTAGTCCTGATGGATGGATGCCTTGGGATGGGGATTTCGCGTTGAAGACGTTGTATTACGGTGAGTATAAGAATACGGGTCCTGGTTCAGTTAGGTCTAAGAGGGTTCCTTGGAGTAGTGAGATACCTGAAAAGCATGTTGATGTTTACTCGGTGGCTAGTTTTATTCAAGCTGATGCGTGGGCTTCGAAGTCTGCTTGA
- the LOC106348030 gene encoding chromatin assembly factor 1 subunit FAS2, with the protein MKGGTIQISWHDGKPVLTLDFHPVSGLLATAGADYDIKLWLINSGQAEKKLPSVSYQSSLTYHGCAVNTIRFSRSGELLASGADGGELIIWKLHPSETNQSWKVHKSLSFHRKDVLDLQWSPDDAFLISGSVDNSCIIWDVNKGSVHQILDAHCHYVQGVAWDPLSKYVASLSSDRTCRIYVNKPQAKSRSVEKMNYVCQHVITKTDQQRGDDTKTVKTHLFHDETLPSFFRRLSWSPDGSFLLIPSGSFKLSPTSEAVNATYVFSRKDLSRPALQLPGANKPVVVVRFCPVVFKLRGSSSEEGGFFKLPYRIVFAIATFNSVYIYDTECVAPVAVLAGLHYAAITDITWSPTASYLALSSQDGYCTLVEFEDNELGEPVSISVGKKLVDGEEKKHVLEKTDELMTETVPDERSKQAEPNQDEEKQKPLQSKVTSEEEKQVMQTSDEVMTETKPDGEKQPLQSKVNTPVSSKPARRRITPMAIDP; encoded by the exons ATGAAGGGAGGAACCATACAGATCAGCTGGCACGACGGGAAGCCTGTGCTCACCCTTGATTTTCACCCGGTTTCCGGTTTACTCGCCACCGCCGGAGCCGATTACGATATCAAG ctaTGGTTAATAAACTCTGGTCAAGCGGAGAAGAAGCTTCCCAGTGTATCTTACCAGAGCAGCCTTACTTACCATGGATGTGCTGTCAATACCATTCGTTTCTCTCGCTCTG GGGAACTGCTTGCCTCTGGAGCAGACG GAGGCGAGCTTATTATATGGAAGTTGCATCCTAGTGAAACCAATCAGTCCTGGAAAGTTCACAAGTCTTTATC ATTCCATCGAAAGGATGTCCTGGATCTTCAGTGGTCTCCTGATGATGCTTTTCTGATTTCTGGCTCAGTCGATAACTCTTGCATTATATGGGACGTTAACAAAG GTTCTGTCCATCAGATACTGGACGCCCATTGTCATTATGTTCAAGGTGTTGCCTGGGACCCCTTGTCAAAGTACGTAGCCTCTCTTAGCTCGGACAGAACATGCCGGATATATGTCAATAAGCCTCAAGCAAAGAGTAGAAGTGTTGAAAAAATGAATTATGTTTGTCAGCATGTTATCACGAAAACAGATCAGCAACGAGGAGATGACACTAag ACGGTGAAAACCCATCTCTTTCATGACGAGACGTTGCCTTCTTTCTTCCGAAGATTGTCATGGTCACCTGATGGCTCCTTTTTACTCATTCCATCAG GCTCTTTCAAGCTTTCACCTACATCCGAAGCTGTAAATGCTACTTATGTCTTTTCTAGGAAGGACCTTTCAAG ACCTGCACTGCAGCTTCCAGGTGCTAATAAACCGGTTGTAGTGGTTCGGTTTTGCCCTGTTGTATTCAAACTCCGGGGTTCAAGTTCTG AAGAAGGTGGTTTCTTCAAGCTTCCTTACCGTATTGTCTTTGCCATTGCAACATTCAATTCGGTGTACATATATGACACGGAGTGTGTCGCTCCAGTTGCAGTCTTGGCAGGTCTCCACTACGCTGCTATAACTGATATAACATG GTCACCAACTGCTTCGTACTTAGCGCTGTCCTCACAAGACGGTTATTGCACACTTGTTGAATTTGAAGATAACGAACTTGGAGAGCCTGTCTCCATCTCAG TTGGGAAGAAACTGGTGGATGGCGAAGAGAAAAAGCATGTTCTAGAGAAAACCGATGAGCTGATGACCGAAACAGTACCAGACGAGAGAAGTAAACAGGCTGAACCAAATCAAGACGAAGAGAAACAAAAGCCACTGCAAAGCAAAGTTACCAGTGAGGAGGAAAAACAGGTTATGCAGACATCCGATGAAGTGATGACAGAAACAAAACCAGACGGAGAGAAACAGCCATTGCAGAGCAAAGTTAACACACCCGTCTCAAGTAAACCGGCGAGGAGACGCATCACACCGATGGCTATTGACCCCTAA